TTTTTCATCGAATGTACGCGCGACCGGACCATCTCCCTGGCCCGTCAACGGCAGATGCGGAAGCCCTTCTCGTTTCAGGCCGTCTTCACGCTGGAATCCGACCACTCGCCGATGATCTCGCACTCCAGAGAGTTGGCGGACATCCTGATTCTCTGCTCGCAAATCTCCCGCAAACGTCCGCCGGACGAAGATATCGCACCTATTTAGGCATCTCGGCGGTGATGCAGGATTTCATTTCTTGGGCCGTGCAGACGCCGGCCTGGTCCGTAAGGCCGGTTACAGTCGCGGCGACTGCATCGGCGGTGACGCGGCCTTCCTCGACGTCAACCAGGATGTGGCCGGGGACGCTGCGAACATCCACGGCTCGCACCCCCGGAAGTTGCTTGAGGGCCGTCTCGATCGTCGCCCGCTGACGATCGCAGGCCTCGCCGTTCAAGCTCAAGGCGATCCTGCTGCTTCCCGCCTCGACCGTGCCGGTCAGCAACCACAGGCCCGCAAAGCCCATATACAGACCCAGCCCGACCTTCGGTTTGTGGCTTGTCATGGGGTGCATGGCTAGACTCCGCTCAGCGTAATCGTAAGGGCCAGTTCTTTGTCCCCGCGCAGGACGCGCAAGGTGATTTTTTGGCCGGGCGTCGTCCGTTCCATCAGGTAGTTCTTCAACTGCGCCGCGTCGGTGATCTCTGTGTCGTTGATGGCCAGCAAGAGGTCGCCCTTTTGCACGCCGCCCAAGGAGGCCGGCTCGGAGACGCCTCCGACGGCCACGCGCCACCGGCTGTTCACTTTGACGACTTTCATCTGGAGGCCCAGCCGGGAAAAGCCGGGCTGCTTGCCTTCCAGCAGCGCGGTGACGATCTTGTTGACCAGCCCGCCGGGGACGGAGAAGGCCAACCGGCTGCACCCATGGCCGCCCTGGGCCTCGTCGGTCTTGATGATGGCGTGCATGATGCCCACCAGTGCGCCGTCGGCATTGAAGAGCCCACCTCCCGAGTTGCCGCTGCAGACGGGAACATCGGACTGGATCAGGCGCGTGTCCACGGTCTGCAGGAAGGTGTTGGGGTTGCCGACGCGGCCAAAGGCGATGGTGGGGCCCCAGCCCAGGGGGTACCCGACGGTGAACACCTGCTGGCCGGTCGTGGCGTCCAGGACCCCGAACGACAGGTCCGCGCTTTCGAGCGAATCGACCAGATAGGGCAATTTGTACAGGACGATGTCCAGATAGGCATTGTCACCCACGAGTTTGGCGGGCAATTCCTCCAGTCGTTGCGTGAGGATCAAGATGGTGTCGGGGATGGTGGCATTGCTGCCGCTCTGGCGCTCCACCGCGTGGCGCGCAGTGAGGATGTACCCGTTGCGCAGGTGGACGCCGGTGCCGCGGAAGGACAGCTGGGTATCGTAGCCCGATTGGCGCGCGTCCGGCGTGGCGTTCAAAATCCCGACGGTCGCCCGCTTGGCCCGTTCGACGGTCTGTCTGAGGTGGTCCTCTGGCGATTGGGCAGATGCCGATGGAAGCCAGGAGGCGAAGAGGATGAAGGCGGCCGGCCATGTAGCCAGCCATGCTCGAGTTGGAAGAATCATGGGCGGACCTCGATTCGGTTGATTCGAAAAGTAATCGCGACGAAGATGCAGCAGAGAGTATAACCAAGGCGAAATTATTTTTCCCGGAGAAAAATAGGGAGGTATGCAGCAAGGTGAGTTATGCGACTCCCGGCAGGTTTGCTGAATCGCGTGACTATATATTTTGTGGTGGTGTCGGGCTGAATAGCATCTGTGCATACCTCTTCATTGTTGGATCGGTCCCAACCTGTTACAATTTCAGGACTTGAACCGAATCGGATCGGGCGAGATGTCTTCGGTTTGCACCACAGATACTGGCAAGGGGCCGGCCTTGTGAGTTTCTCTCGCCCATCTCGCCTATCACTGTTCCACAAGCTCGTCCGTGGGATCATCCTGACGATGGTCCTATGCGTCGGGCTAGGGGTTTGGGCCGGATCGGCCGGTGTGGCCCAAGCTGAAATCGGGGTCCTGCCAGAATTCGCCGTTAAATCCGCATATCTCTACCAATTTACCCTCTTTGTTGAGTGGCCGGAGGAGTCGTTAGGCAATCCGAGCGACCCGATCGTGGTGTGTGTGTTGGGGGATGATCCCTTCGGCCCATTCCTTGACGCGCTGACCCGAAAAACATCACAGAGTCATCCCTTGCAAGTGCGTCGAATCCGTCAGGTACGGAATGCGGGAGACTGCCACGTGTTGTTCATCAGTGCTTCGGAGCGGGAGCGGTTGGTGACGATCTTGGCGAGCCTGTCTCACCGGCGCCTGCTCACGGTCAGCGATATGGAAGGGTTTGCCGGGGCCGGCGGGATCGTGGAATTTGTCCCTGTCGAGAAGAGGGTTCGTTTTGGAATCAATACTGAAGCGGCGAGGAAAGCCGGGTTAAGAATCAGCTCAAAGCTTCTGAGCCTGGCGACGATTGTGAGCCACGGGAAGTCAGAAGGAGGGGAGCCGTGACCAGCACCAAGTGGTGGAGGGCGTGGTGGGGGGAGAGTCCTCGTGCTGGGATTGGTCTGGGCAGCCGCTGTGCCCGCCAGCCGCGGACTGGCCGTGGAACCTGAGCCGTCTGACGCGGACCAACTCGCCAAAAGCGCGCTTGCACTCAGCCTCGAAGAGCTCATGAATATCGAGGTGACGTCGGCCGGCAAGAAGGCGCAGCGTTTGGAAGAGACGGCCTCCGCCATCTTCGTCATTACCGGCGAGGACATCAAGCGTGGCGGCTTTCGCAGTGTCCCCGAGGCGTTGCGCTTGGCTCCGGGCGTGGAGGTGGCCCAGATCAATGCAAACCAATGGGCGATTACGATCCGTGGATTCAATTCCCCCTATGCCAACAAGCTCCTGATTCTCATCGACGGCCGCTCGGTCTATACCCCGCTTTTTGGAGGTACGTTCTGGGATGTGCAAGATCTGTTGCTGGAGGATGTGGAGCGGATCGAGGTGATTCGAGGGCCGGGGGGAACCCTGTGGGGCCAAAATGCGGTCAATGGCGTCATCAATGTCATCACGAAGAAAGCCAGTGCGACCCAGGGGACGTTTGTCGAAGCCGGCGCCGGCAACCTCGAACGGGGATTTGCCGGCGCCCGGCACGGCGGCAAGATCGGCGATCAGGGGGAATACCGGGTCTACGGAAAATTTTTCAGCCGCAACAGCTACGCGAACCCGAATGGCACGGCGGCGTACGATCAGTGGGACCAGGGGCGGGGAGGATTTCGGACCGACCTGAAGCTGACCGGCCGGGACAGCTTGACCGTCCAAGGGGACGGCTATTCGGGCAGCGAGCAGCAGGATGCGAGGGGGATCTCCCTGACCCAACCCTTTTTGCCCATCACGCCCAATTCAGCGCAAGTCGGGGGCGGGAATCTCCTGGCCCGCTGGACGAGACAGTTTTCCAGCACCTCGGATCTGAAGATTCAGACCTACGTGGACCGGACCCAGCGGGAGAGTCTGTTCATCAGGGAGAATCGCACCACCTACGACCTGGATCTCCAGCACCGGTTCCAGCCGATCGACCGGCATGACATCGTCTGGGGGGCGTCCTATCAGATATCCCATGACAACGTCGGCAATAATTTCCGGGTCTCGTTTTCACCGCCCCGTTATGACTTTCAGGTGGTGAGCTGGTTCGCGCAGGACGAGGTGACGTTGATTCCTCAGCAGTTGCGGCTGATCGCGGGGGCCAAGGCTCTCTACAATACTTTCACCGGCATGGAATACCAGCCCAACGGCCGGTTGCTCTGGACTCCGCATGAGCACCATACGGTCTGGCTGGCCGTCTCCAGGGCCGTGCGCCTCCCGACCCGGGCCGATGACGCCCTGCGGTTGAACGCTGGCGCGTCTGCCAGAACGGGCGTCCCTTCCGTGGGCATGTCGTCCTTGTTCGGAAATCCCAATGCGAGCGCCGAAGATATGGTGGCCTATGAGCTTGGCTATCGGACGCAAGTGATGCCTGCGCTGACCTTCGATGTGACGGGTTTTTACAACGTCTACCGGAACCTGTTGGTCGGCGTGGCCAGCGGGGCGTCATTCCTGGAGACCAGTCCAAGTCCGGCGCACGTGGTGTCCCCCTTCCAGAACCGGAATCAAGGTTCTGGCCATACGTATGGCGTGGAAGTGACCTCGGCGTGGCAGGCCGCCAAGGCCTGGCGGTTGAGCGCCAACTATTCCTGGCTCCGGATGGAGATCAATGCAATGAATACCGCCAACGCGAACCTCGATCCGGGGCTCAATCCCAAGCAGCAGTTCCGCATCCGCTCCCAATACGATGTGCTTCAAGACGTGCAATGGGATACGGGGATCTATTACACCGACGGATTGATGAGCACCATGGTCCCCAGCTATACGCGCGTGGATACCCGTCTGGCCTGGCGGGTGAATCAGCAGATCGACGCGGAACTCGTGGGGCAAAATCTGTTCGATAAGTCGCATTTCGAGTGGCAGCCCACGGGGGCGAGCGCGTTGTATCAGAGCAGTGCGGTCCCGCGCAGCTTTTTTGTCCGCGTGGCCTGGCATTATTAAGCCATGCCTGGCGGTCGGGGGCGGCGTGCCGGTCTCCTGAGGAAGATAAAGGGAAGAGGTCGTATATGAGGCGTATGTTGAATGTGAGATCGCTGCAAGGCAAGCTGATCGCGATCATCATGGGGGCCAGCACGGGGGCGTTGCTTCTGGCCGGGATGCTCATCCTCGTGGCTGATTTTTACGAGAGCCGCGCCGCGCTGGTCCAGGATATGACCATCGAGGCGAAGGTGCTCGCAGCGAACAGCACCGCCGCACTGGCCTTCGACGATCGACAGGCGGCCACCGAGGTGCTCGGCCACCTCAGCGTGGCCCCGCAGATCCAGGCCGCCGCGCTCTACGATCATGACGGGAAGCTGTTCGCCTCGTATCTCGGATCCGAGGCGACTCCGGCGCTGGTACCGTCCCGGCCGGATTCCACGAAAACTCGGCTCGGTTTCGATCGGTTGGTGGTGGTGGAGCCCGTGTATCTCAACGGCGTCCGCATGGGGACGGTGCTGGTCCGCACAGACCTGCGCACCCTCTACCAGCAGCTCTGGATGTCCCTGGCCGGTATTGCCTTCGTGACCGGCCTCTCGCTGCTGGTGGCCTTCGTGGCGGCCGCGCGCCTCCAGCGGTATGTCTCGACGCCCGTGCTTGCCTTGGCTCAGGTTGCCAAAGATGTTTCAGAGCAACGCGACTACTCGATTCGGGCCAGCCATCTGACGCACGATGAGGTCGGCACCTTGGTGGATGCCTTTAACTCCATGCTGGACCAGATTCAACAACGCGACCGGCAGCTGGAGGCACACCGGACGCACCTTCAGCAGGAAGTCGAGGCCCGTACGATTGAACTGACCCAGGCCAACGCCCGTTTGCAGGGCGAGATCGACCAGCGCAATCGGACCGAGGAAGCCCTGCGTCAGAGTCAGGAGCAATTGTTCCGATCCCAGAAGATGGAAGCGATTGGGAATCTTACCGGCGGGATCGCGCACGAGTTTAACAATTTATTGCAGATCATCAACGGGTTTAGCGAGGTGATCCTCCTTCAACTGTCCCCTGTAGACCCTGCTCGGGAGGGCCTGGAGGAAATCATGAAGGCGGGGGGCCGGGGCGCGTCTTTGACAAGCCAACTGTTGGCTTTCAGCCGTCGGCAGGCGAATCAGCCAAAGGTCTTGGACCTCAATGGGCTCGTGACCAACATGGGCGGGGTGTTCCAGCGTCTCCTGGGCGAGAGCATCGAGTTGGCGACCGATCTTGACCTGACCGCGGGTAAAGTTATGGCCGATCGCGGGCAACTCGAACAAGTCATCATCAATTTGGTCATCAATGCGCGCGATGCAATGCCGCAAGGAGGGCGGCTCGCATTTGCAACGGCCAATGTCGAGTTCGACGAGCATGCGGCGCACAAGCTCGCGACGGGGCGCCCCGGCTCTTTCGTGATGCTCACCGTCAGTGATACGGGGACCGGGATGGATGAAGCGACCAAGGCCCGTATCTTCGAGCCATTTTTTACCACGAAACCGCAGGGACAAGGGACGGGGCTCGGTTTGTCCACCGTCTACGGCATTGTTCGGCAGAGCCATGGAAGCATCGAAGTGGAGAGCGAGGTCGGACGGGGGACGATCTTTCGCATCTATCTCCCGAGGGTCAATGAGGTCGTCGAAACGGCTGAACCGATTGTTGACGCGGAGACTCCGGTTGTTCCGGGCCGGCAATCGGAGACCATCGTCTTGGCGGAGGATGAGCACGGCGTTCGGATGATTCTGCAAAAGGTTCTTCAGGCGCAGGGCTACCATGTTCTCGTTGCGTCTTCTGGTCATGAAGCCATCCGGATGAGCCAACAGCACCAAGGGCCGCTGCATCTCCTTGTGACCGATATGGCCATGCCCGGGATGAGCGGGATGGAATTATCCGAGCGCTTGCTGCCGCTTTACCCGGGGATGAAAGTGCTGTACATGTCCGGCCACCCCAATGGCGGTGCCGAACAGGCCGGCCTCGGCGTTCTTCAGCGGCCGTTCTTGCAAAAGCCGTTCAGCCCCAGGGTGTTGGCCAAGAGGGTTCGGGAGGTGCTGGATGGAGGTGCGTGAGGCAGGTTCCAACGAATTCTCGTGGCGAGGCAAGGTATGCAGCATCATGGAATGCAGTCGAGTATGCCGCGCACTCGATCCTGCCGCAGGTCATGGCCGAGGAACAGTTGGCCCTGCTCAGACTGCAGGGCTAGGTAGTCGGCCCTCGTATCGGCTGGGTGCACGGCTCAGAGACGCACGACG
This Nitrospirota bacterium DNA region includes the following protein-coding sequences:
- a CDS encoding YfiR family protein, giving the protein MSFSRPSRLSLFHKLVRGIILTMVLCVGLGVWAGSAGVAQAEIGVLPEFAVKSAYLYQFTLFVEWPEESLGNPSDPIVVCVLGDDPFGPFLDALTRKTSQSHPLQVRRIRQVRNAGDCHVLFISASERERLVTILASLSHRRLLTVSDMEGFAGAGGIVEFVPVEKRVRFGINTEAARKAGLRISSKLLSLATIVSHGKSEGGEP
- a CDS encoding PDZ domain-containing protein produces the protein MHRCYSARHHHKIYSHAIQQTCRESHNSPCCIPPYFSPGKIISPWLYSLLHLRRDYFSNQPNRGPPMILPTRAWLATWPAAFILFASWLPSASAQSPEDHLRQTVERAKRATVGILNATPDARQSGYDTQLSFRGTGVHLRNGYILTARHAVERQSGSNATIPDTILILTQRLEELPAKLVGDNAYLDIVLYKLPYLVDSLESADLSFGVLDATTGQQVFTVGYPLGWGPTIAFGRVGNPNTFLQTVDTRLIQSDVPVCSGNSGGGLFNADGALVGIMHAIIKTDEAQGGHGCSRLAFSVPGGLVNKIVTALLEGKQPGFSRLGLQMKVVKVNSRWRVAVGGVSEPASLGGVQKGDLLLAINDTEITDAAQLKNYLMERTTPGQKITLRVLRGDKELALTITLSGV
- a CDS encoding response regulator, with the protein product MRRMLNVRSLQGKLIAIIMGASTGALLLAGMLILVADFYESRAALVQDMTIEAKVLAANSTAALAFDDRQAATEVLGHLSVAPQIQAAALYDHDGKLFASYLGSEATPALVPSRPDSTKTRLGFDRLVVVEPVYLNGVRMGTVLVRTDLRTLYQQLWMSLAGIAFVTGLSLLVAFVAAARLQRYVSTPVLALAQVAKDVSEQRDYSIRASHLTHDEVGTLVDAFNSMLDQIQQRDRQLEAHRTHLQQEVEARTIELTQANARLQGEIDQRNRTEEALRQSQEQLFRSQKMEAIGNLTGGIAHEFNNLLQIINGFSEVILLQLSPVDPAREGLEEIMKAGGRGASLTSQLLAFSRRQANQPKVLDLNGLVTNMGGVFQRLLGESIELATDLDLTAGKVMADRGQLEQVIINLVINARDAMPQGGRLAFATANVEFDEHAAHKLATGRPGSFVMLTVSDTGTGMDEATKARIFEPFFTTKPQGQGTGLGLSTVYGIVRQSHGSIEVESEVGRGTIFRIYLPRVNEVVETAEPIVDAETPVVPGRQSETIVLAEDEHGVRMILQKVLQAQGYHVLVASSGHEAIRMSQQHQGPLHLLVTDMAMPGMSGMELSERLLPLYPGMKVLYMSGHPNGGAEQAGLGVLQRPFLQKPFSPRVLAKRVREVLDGGA
- a CDS encoding TonB-dependent receptor; amino-acid sequence: MLGLVWAAAVPASRGLAVEPEPSDADQLAKSALALSLEELMNIEVTSAGKKAQRLEETASAIFVITGEDIKRGGFRSVPEALRLAPGVEVAQINANQWAITIRGFNSPYANKLLILIDGRSVYTPLFGGTFWDVQDLLLEDVERIEVIRGPGGTLWGQNAVNGVINVITKKASATQGTFVEAGAGNLERGFAGARHGGKIGDQGEYRVYGKFFSRNSYANPNGTAAYDQWDQGRGGFRTDLKLTGRDSLTVQGDGYSGSEQQDARGISLTQPFLPITPNSAQVGGGNLLARWTRQFSSTSDLKIQTYVDRTQRESLFIRENRTTYDLDLQHRFQPIDRHDIVWGASYQISHDNVGNNFRVSFSPPRYDFQVVSWFAQDEVTLIPQQLRLIAGAKALYNTFTGMEYQPNGRLLWTPHEHHTVWLAVSRAVRLPTRADDALRLNAGASARTGVPSVGMSSLFGNPNASAEDMVAYELGYRTQVMPALTFDVTGFYNVYRNLLVGVASGASFLETSPSPAHVVSPFQNRNQGSGHTYGVEVTSAWQAAKAWRLSANYSWLRMEINAMNTANANLDPGLNPKQQFRIRSQYDVLQDVQWDTGIYYTDGLMSTMVPSYTRVDTRLAWRVNQQIDAELVGQNLFDKSHFEWQPTGASALYQSSAVPRSFFVRVAWHY